One Stigmatopora nigra isolate UIUO_SnigA chromosome 1, RoL_Snig_1.1, whole genome shotgun sequence DNA segment encodes these proteins:
- the LOC144200890 gene encoding uncharacterized protein LOC144200890, with translation MATETAAQPRRALVEIQPKIDVVIRRSYLDILNTRSSPSPPPRVRNTSPSNTRLTNSVDFSIDGEWSGNADQRRNTDEIQEPMSERQLVQLIRSLVLVEQSRESQSQTTALKCLQDDLQLRKTNVYKSIPYSRFGSNRDAHCYRKAYPHLVAFKVACQVWIQVILQKKEWDAVLEHTLTAWHYISKLPQWDIASHNTLRDECYVIMAAHSLTALQNYCPTQRRRQELLRRMKSAQHNNQSIVPCIHQLQRIIGCDDDLNL, from the exons ATGGCAACAGAGACTGCTGCTCAACCAAGGCGTGCTTTGGTGGAAATTCAGCCCAAAATTGACG TTGTAATAAGAAGGTCGTACCTGGATATCCTGAACACCCGCTCGTCTCCATCTCCACCTCCGAGAGTCCGAAACACTTCCCCGTCCAATACCAGGCTGACAAATTCAG TGGATTTCTCCATTGATGGTGAATGGAGCGGAAACGCCGACCAGCGGAGAAACACGGATGAAATCCAAGAACCAATGTCTGAACGGCAACTCGTCCAGCTCATTAGATCCCTGGTCTTGGTCGAGCAG AGTCGAGAATCTCAGTCTCAGACCACAGCCCTGAAGTGTCTTCAAGATGATTTACAACTCAGGAAGACCAATGTGTACAAATCCATTCCGTATTCCCGTTTTGGCTCCAACAGGGACGCTCACTGCTACAGAAAGGCATACCCCCACCTAGTGGCTTTCAAA GTGGCTTGCCAGGTGTGGATCCAAGtgattttgcagaaaaaagaGTGGGATGCCGTATTAGAACACACACTCACCGCGTGGCATTATATCAGCAAACTGCCACAATGGGACATAGCGAGTCACAACACACTGCGCGATGAGTGTTACGTCATTATGGCAGCACACAGTCTCACTGCGCTTCAGAACTACTGCCCAACACAAAGAAGAAGACAGGAGCTGCTGAGAAG GATGAAGTCTGCACAGCACAACAACCAGTCAATTGTGCCTTGCATTCACCAACTGCAGAGGATCATAGGATGTGATGATGACTTGAATTTATAA